One region of Streptomyces leeuwenhoekii genomic DNA includes:
- a CDS encoding GOLPH3/VPS74 family protein, whose amino-acid sequence MGRSRRTLPEELLLLALDPATGTTAQPQSLDLGLAGAQLVELALAGRIAPDGDRIAVVVPRPTGDPTLDCALELLRRRGAPVRAVHWIGGPRLGLRQTYLSHLERCGMVHAVEGQMCGVLPTTRYQATDTAISREIRARLDSAIRTGVPPDPRTAALAALAHAVGLGKHLYPGNEGRSSRSRLRDLIRHDPMGGLVAHAVMDVQNGVAAQPRRGAAPAGRQAPGGRPVAENARGVPAQPRRGSMARVPAH is encoded by the coding sequence ATGGGCAGGAGCCGCAGAACACTTCCGGAGGAGCTTCTGCTGCTGGCGTTGGACCCGGCCACGGGTACCACTGCGCAGCCGCAGTCGCTCGACCTCGGCCTGGCCGGAGCGCAGCTCGTGGAGCTGGCACTGGCCGGACGGATAGCCCCAGACGGGGATCGTATCGCCGTGGTGGTGCCACGGCCGACTGGAGATCCGACCCTGGACTGCGCGTTGGAGCTGCTGCGAAGGCGCGGCGCTCCGGTGCGGGCGGTCCACTGGATCGGCGGGCCCCGTCTCGGGCTCCGCCAGACCTACCTCTCGCATCTGGAGCGGTGCGGCATGGTGCATGCCGTCGAGGGCCAGATGTGCGGGGTGCTGCCGACGACGCGCTACCAGGCGACGGACACGGCGATCAGCCGGGAGATCAGGGCCCGGCTGGATTCGGCGATCCGCACCGGCGTACCGCCGGACCCGCGGACCGCGGCGCTCGCCGCGCTGGCCCACGCGGTCGGTCTCGGCAAGCACCTGTACCCGGGCAACGAGGGCCGCTCGTCCCGTTCCCGGTTGCGGGACCTGATCCGGCACGACCCCATGGGCGGCCTCGTGGCGCACGCCGTGATGGACGTCCAGAACGGCGTGGCGGCCCAGCCGCGCCGCGGCGCCGCCCCGGCCGGTCGTCAGGCCCCCGGCGGCAGGCCCGTGGCGGAGAACGCCCGCGGCGTCCCGGCGCAACCGCGCCGCGGCTCCATGGCGCGCGTTCCGGCCCACTGA
- a CDS encoding glutathione peroxidase gives MTTDITGDSPLTVEIGALQGGSAELGQYAGQAVLIVNVASKCGLTPQYAGLERLHGRFAERGFTVLGVPCNQFLGQEPGSAEEIAEFCSATYGVTFPMTEKVEVNGAGRHPLYERLVGFADAEGHSGDIRWNFEKFLVGRDGRVLARFAPQTDPEAPEVVAAVEAALAG, from the coding sequence ATGACGACAGACATCACGGGCGACTCGCCCCTCACCGTCGAGATCGGCGCCCTCCAGGGCGGTTCCGCGGAGCTCGGACAGTACGCCGGGCAGGCCGTACTGATCGTGAACGTGGCTTCCAAGTGCGGGCTGACCCCGCAGTACGCGGGTCTGGAGCGGCTGCACGGGCGGTTCGCGGAGCGCGGGTTCACGGTGCTCGGCGTGCCGTGCAACCAGTTCCTGGGCCAGGAGCCGGGAAGCGCGGAGGAGATCGCCGAGTTCTGCTCGGCGACGTACGGCGTGACCTTCCCGATGACCGAGAAGGTGGAGGTGAACGGGGCGGGCCGGCATCCGCTGTACGAGCGGCTCGTCGGCTTCGCGGACGCCGAGGGGCACAGCGGGGACATCCGCTGGAACTTCGAGAAGTTCCTCGTCGGGCGGGACGGCCGGGTCCTCGCCCGGTTCGCGCCGCAGACCGATCCGGAGGCGCCCGAGGTGGTGGCCGCGGTCGAGGCGGCGCTGGCGGGGTGA
- a CDS encoding SAM-dependent methyltransferase, translating to MPDPTPQYATGDGTRARIDTTKPHSARFWNYFVGGKDHYEVDRELGDRIKRIFPGLVDVAVDSRLFLGRAVRHLAAAEGVRQFLDIGTGLPTADNTHEVAQRVAPDARIVYVDNDPIVLAHANALLTSSPEGRTAYLDADLHDPDTILEDAADTLDLSRPVALIILNTLGHVADYEEAREVVRRLMAGLPSGSFLLLCDGTASEGMIAAAEAYKASGAIPYHVREVAEIAGFFEGLELLEPGVVRVTEWRPEYGAADRTPGAVDAYGGLGRKA from the coding sequence GTGCCGGACCCCACGCCCCAGTACGCCACCGGTGACGGGACCCGCGCCCGGATCGACACGACCAAGCCCCATTCGGCGCGTTTCTGGAACTACTTCGTCGGCGGCAAGGACCACTACGAGGTCGACCGGGAGCTCGGGGACCGGATCAAGAGGATCTTTCCCGGCCTCGTCGACGTGGCGGTCGACAGCCGGCTCTTCCTGGGCCGGGCGGTCCGTCATCTGGCCGCGGCAGAGGGCGTGCGGCAGTTCCTGGACATCGGCACGGGGCTGCCGACGGCCGACAACACGCACGAGGTGGCGCAGCGCGTCGCCCCGGACGCGCGGATCGTGTACGTCGACAACGACCCCATCGTGCTGGCCCACGCCAACGCCCTGCTCACCAGCTCTCCCGAGGGCCGGACCGCCTATCTGGACGCCGACCTGCACGATCCCGACACCATCCTGGAGGACGCCGCGGACACGCTGGACCTGTCGCGGCCCGTGGCCCTGATAATCCTCAACACCCTCGGCCACGTCGCCGATTACGAGGAGGCGCGGGAGGTGGTGCGCCGCCTCATGGCGGGGCTGCCCTCCGGGAGTTTTCTCCTGCTCTGCGACGGTACCGCCAGCGAAGGCATGATCGCCGCCGCGGAGGCGTACAAGGCCAGCGGCGCGATCCCGTACCACGTCCGCGAGGTGGCGGAGATCGCCGGGTTCTTCGAGGGGCTGGAGCTGCTGGAACCGGGTGTCGTGCGGGTGACCGAGTGGCGTCCGGAGTACGGCGCCGCGGACCGGACCCCCGGTGCCGTGGACGCGTACGGCGGGCTGGGACGCAAGGCGTAG
- a CDS encoding MFS transporter — translation MATAEPTRADDADPGPGAGPRIPSGPPGPDAGHPGRGGAPRPSGHRPPPPSRPRAAALAVRERVTGHPVLSVTVLAGVLHIAWFFTFANSGGDLAAQDAWAEFVGRHPDSAYNLAWYGGMHPVSYSVVSPYLMSVLGVRTTMMIAGTLSAGLLTLVLARSRAVTRPLLPALAGLFGLLGNAVSGRVTFGLGTMFALGAVAVVFCWPYRWRYKRWAKALCAAPLAALATMASPVAGLFVGLVAAALFLQKRRPGAWALGLAPSAVVALSAWLFPFSGTQPMSFGSAFLPLAYAVFVCVIVPREWVTVRITAGVYALAVLLVWVISSQIGSNITRLAMLFAGAVLVAALPFTVARTRKWYALVIALAGFVAWIGFKSVDDVIHTTPAASWARELAPLVNELQEVGAEKGRVEVVPARSHREASALAPYVNLARGWNRQADMERNPLFYDDTLNSANYHEWLKRWAVHFVVLPKDEPDGDGGERERQLVQRGLPYLEQIWGDANWQLFRVTDPAPLAEPHAVVERAEQGEWTIRVQRAGRVLVRIPYSPWLSIVDAEGKSLGAPQETEASRNRPEGTPKTYDNVHGCLMETEEDAEGDRWTVLLAPEPGTYRLAAPYQLPRGTPCPEELR, via the coding sequence GTGGCCACTGCGGAGCCGACACGCGCCGACGACGCCGATCCGGGCCCGGGGGCGGGCCCCCGAATACCGTCGGGCCCCCCGGGGCCCGACGCCGGGCACCCCGGCCGGGGCGGTGCCCCGCGCCCGTCCGGCCATCGCCCGCCGCCCCCGTCCCGTCCGCGGGCCGCCGCCCTGGCCGTGCGGGAGCGGGTGACCGGCCATCCGGTCCTGTCGGTGACCGTACTGGCCGGCGTCCTCCACATAGCCTGGTTCTTCACCTTCGCGAACAGCGGGGGTGACCTGGCGGCGCAGGACGCGTGGGCGGAGTTCGTCGGCCGGCACCCCGACTCGGCGTACAACCTCGCCTGGTACGGCGGCATGCACCCGGTGTCGTACAGCGTGGTGTCGCCGTATTTGATGTCGGTGCTGGGCGTCCGCACCACGATGATGATCGCCGGGACGCTCTCGGCCGGTCTGCTCACGCTGGTCCTGGCCCGCAGCCGGGCGGTGACCCGGCCCCTGCTGCCCGCGCTGGCGGGTCTCTTCGGGCTGCTGGGCAACGCGGTCTCGGGGCGGGTGACGTTCGGGCTGGGCACGATGTTCGCGCTCGGCGCGGTCGCCGTGGTCTTCTGCTGGCCGTACCGCTGGCGCTACAAGCGGTGGGCGAAGGCGCTGTGCGCGGCGCCGCTGGCGGCCCTCGCCACCATGGCCTCGCCGGTCGCCGGCCTGTTCGTGGGCCTGGTCGCGGCGGCGCTGTTCCTGCAGAAGCGGCGGCCGGGCGCCTGGGCGCTGGGGCTGGCGCCGAGCGCGGTGGTGGCGCTGTCGGCGTGGCTCTTCCCGTTCTCCGGCACCCAGCCGATGTCGTTCGGCTCGGCCTTCCTGCCGCTGGCGTACGCGGTCTTCGTGTGCGTGATCGTGCCGCGCGAGTGGGTGACCGTGCGGATCACGGCCGGGGTGTACGCCCTGGCGGTGCTGCTGGTGTGGGTGATCAGCTCGCAGATCGGCTCCAACATCACCCGGCTGGCGATGCTCTTCGCGGGCGCGGTGCTGGTGGCCGCGCTGCCGTTCACGGTGGCGCGCACGCGCAAGTGGTACGCCCTCGTGATCGCCCTCGCCGGGTTCGTGGCGTGGATAGGGTTCAAGTCGGTCGACGACGTCATCCACACCACCCCGGCCGCGTCCTGGGCGCGTGAGCTGGCGCCGCTGGTCAACGAGCTCCAGGAGGTCGGCGCCGAGAAGGGCCGGGTGGAGGTCGTGCCCGCCCGTTCGCACCGGGAGGCGTCGGCGCTCGCGCCGTACGTGAACCTGGCCCGCGGCTGGAACCGGCAGGCCGACATGGAGCGCAACCCGCTCTTCTACGACGACACGCTCAACTCGGCCAATTACCACGAGTGGCTCAAGCGGTGGGCCGTCCACTTCGTCGTCCTGCCGAAGGACGAGCCGGACGGCGACGGCGGCGAGCGGGAGCGGCAACTGGTGCAGCGGGGGCTGCCGTACCTGGAGCAGATCTGGGGCGACGCCAACTGGCAGCTCTTCCGGGTGACGGACCCGGCGCCGCTGGCCGAGCCGCACGCGGTCGTGGAGCGGGCCGAGCAGGGCGAGTGGACGATCCGGGTCCAGCGGGCGGGCCGGGTCCTGGTCCGCATCCCGTACTCGCCGTGGCTGAGCATCGTCGACGCCGAGGGCAAGAGCCTCGGGGCGCCGCAGGAGACGGAGGCGTCCCGGAACCGTCCCGAGGGCACGCCGAAGACGTACGACAACGTCCACGGCTGCCTGATGGAGACCGAGGAGGACGCCGAGGGCGACCGGTGGACGGTGCTGCTCGCGCCCGAGCCGGGCACGTACCGGCTGGCGGCGCCCTACCAGCTCCCGCGCGGGACGCCGTGTCCCGAGGAGCTGCGCTGA
- a CDS encoding helix-turn-helix domain-containing protein — protein sequence MASNVNPTVRRRRLGQELRRLREQKGMTAEEVAERLLVSQSKISRLENGRRSISQRDVRDLCGVYEVEDQRLVDSLMQMAKDSRQQGWWHAFGDIPYSVYIGLETDAESLRTYEPQIITGLLQTRSYAEALIQGALPETSAADIEKRVQVRIRRQERVTAETNPLRLWVVLDEASLHRVVGSRQIMREQLEHVAEMSLLPHITVQVLPFDVGAHPGINGQYSILEFSDAADSSVVYIEGVTSDLYLEKAQDVQKYTVMYEHLRAQALNVEQSRRRIEDVAKEYAR from the coding sequence GTGGCGTCCAATGTCAATCCCACCGTCAGGCGGCGCCGGCTGGGCCAGGAGCTGCGCCGGCTCCGCGAGCAGAAGGGCATGACCGCCGAGGAGGTGGCGGAGCGGCTGCTGGTGTCGCAGTCCAAGATCAGCCGCCTGGAGAACGGCCGCCGCAGCATCAGCCAGCGCGACGTCCGCGACCTGTGCGGGGTGTACGAGGTCGAGGACCAGCGGCTGGTCGATTCGCTGATGCAGATGGCCAAGGACTCGCGCCAGCAGGGCTGGTGGCACGCCTTCGGCGACATCCCGTACAGCGTCTACATCGGTCTGGAGACCGACGCGGAGTCGCTGCGGACCTACGAACCGCAGATCATCACCGGCCTGTTGCAGACCCGCTCGTACGCCGAGGCGCTCATCCAGGGCGCGCTGCCGGAGACCTCGGCCGCCGACATCGAGAAACGCGTCCAGGTACGGATACGGCGCCAGGAGCGGGTGACCGCCGAGACCAACCCGCTGAGACTGTGGGTCGTCCTCGACGAAGCGTCACTGCACCGGGTCGTCGGCAGCCGCCAGATCATGCGGGAACAACTGGAGCACGTCGCCGAGATGTCGCTGCTGCCGCACATCACCGTGCAGGTGCTGCCCTTCGATGTCGGGGCGCATCCCGGGATCAACGGCCAGTACTCGATCCTGGAGTTCTCCGACGCGGCCGACTCCAGCGTCGTGTACATCGAGGGCGTGACCAGCGACCTCTACCTGGAGAAGGCCCAGGACGTGCAGAAGTACACCGTGATGTACGAGCACCTGCGGGCCCAGGCCCTGAACGTCGAGCAGTCCCGCCGGCGCATCGAGGACGTGGCCAAGGAGTACGCCCGCTGA
- a CDS encoding GNAT family N-acetyltransferase, translating to MEQLATVWRAMVLDRDPDADVRDLPGVAVRWADSRFAFWNCVTLTETGVGPDLLAERLGRAADVMRSKGRAGFLWVFEDLLDDEARAGLPEAAGRAGLTLAFSGTGMAGDLLPLPEPTHPELTFVRVGTEEQLQAYADLNSRAYGMPLEDGRDGLLGSTLWKKEVHAYLGMRGDVPVTCAGAVEADGRLFVALVATDPRWERRGYGEAVTRKALYEGARATGLTRATLHATAAGAPVYPRIGFVPNSPLHFFALAG from the coding sequence ATGGAGCAACTCGCCACCGTCTGGCGTGCCATGGTGCTGGACCGGGACCCGGACGCGGACGTACGGGACCTGCCGGGCGTCGCGGTGCGCTGGGCGGACAGCCGGTTCGCCTTCTGGAACTGCGTCACGCTCACCGAGACCGGGGTGGGCCCGGACCTCCTGGCGGAGCGGCTGGGCCGGGCGGCCGACGTCATGCGGTCGAAGGGGCGCGCGGGCTTCCTGTGGGTCTTCGAGGACCTGCTCGACGACGAGGCGCGCGCCGGGCTGCCGGAGGCGGCCGGGCGGGCCGGTCTGACACTCGCCTTCTCGGGCACCGGGATGGCCGGTGACCTGCTGCCCCTGCCGGAACCGACGCACCCGGAGCTGACCTTCGTACGGGTCGGCACGGAGGAGCAGCTACAGGCCTACGCGGACCTCAACTCGCGCGCCTACGGCATGCCGTTGGAGGACGGCCGCGACGGGCTGCTTGGCTCCACGCTGTGGAAGAAGGAGGTGCACGCCTACCTGGGCATGCGGGGCGACGTCCCGGTGACGTGCGCCGGGGCGGTGGAGGCGGACGGCCGCCTCTTCGTCGCCCTGGTGGCCACGGACCCGCGGTGGGAGCGCAGGGGGTACGGGGAGGCGGTGACCCGCAAGGCCCTGTACGAGGGGGCCCGGGCCACCGGGCTGACCCGGGCCACGCTGCACGCCACCGCCGCCGGGGCGCCGGTGTACCCACGGATCGGGTTCGTGCCCAACTCCCCGCTGCATTTCTTCGCGTTGGCGGGCTGA
- a CDS encoding D-alanyl-D-alanine carboxypeptidase, which produces MEEASVAGESPDKSKQRESSARPTSGSAGPVPEARSGSGDTRKARDPRAAAARDTASSESSESAAASDTSASSAASASGGAADTATKVLPVAEPGTEGTAAGGGKAGAEGFAASADRGAGAPGEGRLRNAVAAWVASADKPASSGSSGSEDAGKDSGKDSAKAEDAEDAEKAGTGEKTAGKAPETPGKAGEAGKAAQGAGTGAGAARKAGGTDTDTGKDTGAPEDEGDRADASTPATGEAADATDAGTDADDGTDTEGDSDADDATDTDGDSDPAAKESGERPVDQPTAVFKAVRPPAPAVDQPTTMLKLGGTATGPKWAEKTEKTDKAENAGNAGKTDKTDKADKTGAADKAAPPKKEGSKAGAESDAERTSKFVALKPLDDPATRKAPGTGAGAAAPAAEATTALPRVPADATASVPQVGPERTTQQPLPPKPPLDLLAELTNTPPPPPTPLRTLARRVKIWTPLVLLLVIVFAVVQSMRPLPSPELDLTAKDSYTFEGGKAGIPWPSDGQAALDVQGIGTFGSSGEQKPVPIASVAKVMTAYLILRDHPLGSGEEGPQIEIDQAAQDQGIAESDESKVKVYKGDKISQREALEGVLIASANNVARLLARWDAGSEKAFVQKMNDAAEDLGMTNTTYTDPSGLNNTTVSTAVDQVKLAKEAMKSPAFREVAAMMSYEDYKGVTHPNWNQLVGFNGVVGIKTGTTSSALGNLVFAAKKEVGGETRTIVGAVVRQPPGGADNSILAGALSAGDKLIRAAQGALESRTILKKGDVVGYVDDGLGGRTPVVATQDVKAVGWSGLTVKLTFAADDIPHTAEAGTKVGTLTVGDGGVSGAVKVPVALQEDLVEPGFTDKLTRVG; this is translated from the coding sequence ATGGAGGAGGCATCGGTGGCGGGCGAGTCCCCCGACAAGTCGAAGCAGCGCGAGTCGTCGGCACGACCGACGTCGGGGAGCGCGGGTCCGGTTCCCGAGGCCCGCTCCGGATCGGGTGACACGCGGAAGGCGCGGGACCCGCGGGCGGCGGCCGCACGGGACACCGCGTCATCGGAATCGTCGGAGTCAGCGGCGGCGTCGGACACATCGGCCTCCTCGGCGGCCTCGGCCTCCGGCGGGGCCGCCGACACGGCGACCAAGGTGCTGCCGGTCGCGGAGCCCGGGACGGAGGGCACGGCGGCCGGGGGCGGGAAGGCGGGCGCCGAGGGTTTCGCCGCCTCCGCGGACCGCGGCGCCGGCGCGCCGGGCGAGGGCCGGCTGCGGAACGCCGTGGCGGCCTGGGTGGCGTCGGCGGACAAGCCCGCGTCGTCCGGCTCGTCCGGTTCCGAGGACGCCGGGAAGGACTCCGGGAAGGACTCCGCGAAGGCCGAGGACGCCGAGGACGCCGAGAAGGCCGGTACGGGCGAGAAGACGGCCGGGAAGGCCCCTGAGACGCCCGGGAAGGCCGGAGAGGCCGGGAAGGCCGCTCAGGGCGCCGGTACGGGCGCCGGCGCGGCCCGGAAGGCCGGTGGCACGGACACGGACACCGGCAAGGACACCGGCGCGCCGGAGGACGAGGGCGACCGGGCCGACGCGAGCACCCCGGCCACGGGCGAGGCCGCCGACGCCACCGACGCCGGCACCGATGCCGACGACGGCACGGACACCGAGGGCGACTCGGACGCCGACGACGCCACCGACACCGACGGCGACTCGGACCCGGCCGCCAAGGAGTCCGGCGAGCGGCCCGTCGATCAGCCCACGGCCGTCTTCAAGGCCGTACGGCCCCCCGCGCCCGCCGTCGACCAGCCCACCACCATGCTGAAGCTGGGCGGCACGGCCACCGGCCCCAAGTGGGCCGAGAAGACCGAGAAGACCGACAAGGCCGAGAACGCCGGGAACGCCGGGAAGACCGACAAGACAGACAAGGCAGATAAGACAGGCGCAGCCGACAAGGCCGCGCCGCCGAAGAAGGAGGGCTCCAAGGCCGGCGCCGAGTCCGACGCCGAGCGGACGAGCAAGTTCGTCGCGCTCAAGCCGCTGGACGACCCGGCGACCCGTAAGGCGCCGGGGACCGGTGCGGGGGCCGCCGCGCCCGCCGCCGAGGCGACCACCGCGCTGCCCAGGGTCCCGGCGGACGCCACCGCCTCCGTCCCGCAGGTCGGTCCGGAGCGGACGACGCAGCAGCCGCTGCCGCCGAAGCCGCCGCTGGATCTGCTGGCGGAGCTGACGAACACGCCGCCGCCCCCGCCGACCCCGCTGCGGACGCTGGCCCGCCGGGTCAAGATCTGGACGCCGCTGGTCCTGCTGCTGGTAATCGTCTTTGCGGTCGTACAGTCCATGCGCCCGCTGCCGTCGCCGGAGCTGGACCTCACGGCGAAGGACAGCTACACCTTCGAGGGCGGCAAGGCCGGGATCCCGTGGCCGTCCGACGGGCAGGCCGCGCTGGACGTGCAGGGCATCGGCACCTTCGGCTCGTCGGGCGAGCAGAAGCCGGTGCCGATCGCGAGCGTCGCCAAGGTGATGACCGCGTACCTCATCCTGCGCGACCACCCGCTCGGCAGCGGTGAGGAAGGGCCGCAGATCGAGATCGACCAGGCGGCCCAGGACCAGGGCATCGCGGAGAGCGACGAGTCGAAGGTCAAGGTCTACAAGGGCGACAAGATCTCCCAGCGCGAGGCGCTGGAGGGCGTTCTCATCGCGTCCGCCAACAACGTGGCGCGGCTGCTCGCCCGCTGGGACGCGGGGTCGGAGAAGGCGTTCGTGCAGAAGATGAACGACGCCGCCGAGGACCTCGGCATGACCAACACCACGTACACCGACCCGTCGGGCCTGAACAACACGACGGTCAGCACGGCCGTGGACCAGGTGAAGCTGGCCAAGGAGGCGATGAAGTCGCCCGCGTTCCGCGAGGTCGCGGCGATGATGTCGTACGAGGACTACAAGGGCGTCACGCACCCGAACTGGAACCAGCTCGTCGGCTTCAACGGCGTGGTCGGCATCAAGACCGGCACCACCAGCTCGGCGCTCGGCAATCTGGTCTTCGCGGCGAAGAAGGAGGTCGGGGGCGAGACGCGGACGATCGTCGGCGCCGTGGTGCGCCAGCCCCCGGGCGGTGCGGACAACTCGATCCTCGCGGGTGCCCTCTCGGCGGGTGACAAGCTGATCCGGGCCGCGCAGGGCGCGCTGGAGTCGCGGACGATCCTGAAGAAGGGCGATGTCGTCGGGTACGTCGACGACGGGCTCGGCGGCCGGACCCCGGTCGTGGCCACCCAGGACGTGAAGGCGGTCGGCTGGTCGGGGCTGACGGTGAAGCTGACGTTCGCCGCGGACGACATCCCGCACACCGCCGAGGCCGGCACCAAGGTGGGCACGCTCACCGTGGGCGACGGCGGTGTCAGCGGAGCCGTGAAGGTGCCGGTCGCGCTCCAGGAGGATCTGGTCGAACCGGGCTTCACGGACAAGCTGACCCGCGTCGGCTGA
- a CDS encoding ArsR/SmtB family transcription factor, with the protein MGWWQVNADTLARSRFVISPLAETFACLKLLHAGAAAHPGERAWLDAHLPGYRRRLAGDPVTALLVRSGLGREWIADFLTPTPCEGETFEEGVARVRAFSPGQARAHLSVSLAGPLPAGLRRDDLPERAAALLEYVWTEAVRPYWDRRRRVLEADVVARTAQVGRSGWAAVLDALRPGTRWLGGNRFQVNHHEYPPREISGAELVFVPVTPQRHGWVSWEEAERYAVVYPCAGVLADASGRAVPTGLGALLGTARAGVLVLLGTPLTTSQLVAVTGQGLGSVGRHLRVLLDAGLVERWRAGRSVLYARTAAGEVLVRAAGAVPRVRRPAPPARHDSSGRP; encoded by the coding sequence ATGGGCTGGTGGCAGGTCAACGCCGACACGCTCGCGCGCAGCCGGTTCGTGATCTCGCCGCTCGCGGAGACCTTCGCCTGCCTGAAGCTGCTGCACGCCGGGGCCGCCGCGCACCCCGGCGAGCGGGCGTGGCTGGACGCGCATCTGCCCGGCTACCGGCGGCGGCTGGCCGGGGACCCGGTGACGGCGCTGCTCGTCCGCTCGGGGCTCGGACGGGAGTGGATCGCCGACTTCCTCACGCCCACCCCGTGCGAGGGCGAGACCTTCGAGGAGGGTGTCGCGCGGGTGCGGGCCTTCTCTCCCGGCCAGGCGCGCGCCCATCTGTCCGTCTCCCTCGCCGGCCCGCTCCCCGCCGGTCTGCGCCGCGACGACCTGCCCGAGCGCGCCGCCGCGCTGCTGGAGTACGTCTGGACCGAGGCGGTACGGCCGTACTGGGACCGGCGCCGCCGCGTCCTGGAGGCCGATGTCGTCGCGCGGACCGCGCAGGTGGGGCGGAGCGGCTGGGCGGCCGTCCTGGACGCCCTGCGGCCGGGCACCCGCTGGCTCGGCGGCAACCGCTTCCAGGTCAACCACCACGAGTACCCGCCGCGCGAGATCTCCGGCGCGGAGCTGGTCTTCGTGCCGGTCACCCCGCAGCGGCACGGCTGGGTCTCCTGGGAGGAGGCGGAGCGGTACGCGGTGGTCTATCCGTGCGCCGGGGTGCTCGCCGACGCGTCCGGCCGGGCCGTGCCGACGGGGCTGGGCGCCCTGCTCGGGACCGCGCGGGCCGGGGTGCTGGTCCTGCTCGGCACGCCGCTGACCACCAGCCAGTTGGTGGCCGTGACCGGCCAGGGGCTGGGCTCGGTCGGACGGCACCTGAGGGTGCTGCTGGACGCGGGCCTGGTGGAGCGGTGGCGGGCGGGCCGGTCGGTGCTGTACGCGCGGACGGCGGCCGGGGAGGTCCTGGTGCGGGCGGCGGGCGCGGTACCCCGGGTGCGGCGCCCGGCCCCGCCGGCCCGGCACGATTCGAGCGGAAGGCCCTAG
- a CDS encoding DUF397 domain-containing protein, producing the protein MAILQGATDTWTKSSYSGGNGACVEVKSPSTAALAVRDSKVPEGPTLAFPADAWNAFVTSVKA; encoded by the coding sequence ATGGCAATTCTTCAGGGCGCCACGGACACCTGGACCAAGTCCTCCTATTCCGGAGGAAACGGCGCGTGCGTCGAGGTCAAGTCCCCGTCCACGGCGGCACTGGCCGTCCGCGACTCCAAGGTTCCCGAGGGTCCCACGCTGGCCTTCCCCGCCGACGCGTGGAACGCCTTCGTGACCTCGGTCAAGGCGTAA
- a CDS encoding MarR family winged helix-turn-helix transcriptional regulator, with protein MQYSHSDAELIKQPIGYWSWAAYKAVVTRTRTALAGIGTTQPQWWVLAQVARAESAKTREEVSRLLRNYLDTGPEAMEAEIDATITQGWITKDAEGRLGLTPEGRAFYDKAAALQDELWAERHAGISDEEYLTTLKVLQRFIHNTGGRAWHH; from the coding sequence ATGCAGTACTCCCACAGCGACGCCGAACTGATCAAGCAGCCCATCGGCTACTGGAGCTGGGCGGCCTACAAGGCCGTGGTCACCCGCACCCGCACCGCGCTCGCCGGTATCGGCACCACCCAGCCGCAGTGGTGGGTCCTCGCACAGGTCGCGCGTGCCGAGTCGGCCAAGACGCGCGAGGAGGTCTCCCGTCTCCTGCGGAACTACCTGGACACCGGGCCGGAGGCCATGGAGGCGGAGATCGACGCGACCATCACCCAGGGCTGGATCACCAAGGACGCCGAAGGGCGGCTGGGCCTCACCCCCGAGGGCAGGGCGTTCTACGACAAGGCCGCGGCCCTTCAGGACGAGCTGTGGGCGGAGCGGCACGCGGGCATCTCCGACGAGGAGTACCTGACCACGCTCAAGGTGCTCCAGCGGTTCATCCACAACACGGGCGGGCGGGCCTGGCACCACTGA